One window of uncultured Trichococcus sp. genomic DNA carries:
- a CDS encoding alpha-glucosidase/alpha-galactosidase, whose amino-acid sequence MVKICFIGAGSTIFAKNVLGDAMLTPSLQDAEIALFDIDEKRLKESELMLQTINKNSNQNRAKIQSYSNRKEALKDANFVINAIQVGGYKPSTVIDFEIPKKYGLQQTIGDTTGIGGIFRGLRTLPVMFDIAKDMEEVCPDACLLNYTNPMAILTMGMLKATKIKTVGLCHSVQVCVPELFEHLGIKDQYNLDEFQWKIAGINHMAWLLEINRNGEDFYPEIRRLASEIANPHKDSVRFELMKHFGYYVTESSEHNAEYHPYFIKKNYPELIDQLQIPIDEYLRRCVDQIERWETQRDEIVNDGSLEHTRSREYASYIMDAITTGTPTVIAGNVLNKGLITNLPENCCVEVPCLVDKNGVQPTYVGNLPTQLAALDRTNINVQELTVEAAMTLEKDKIYQAALMDPHANSELSISEIKAMVDELIAAHGDYLPAYK is encoded by the coding sequence ATGGTCAAAATTTGTTTTATCGGGGCAGGCAGCACAATCTTCGCAAAAAACGTTTTAGGGGACGCGATGTTGACGCCGAGTCTCCAGGATGCAGAAATCGCATTATTCGATATTGATGAAAAACGCTTAAAAGAATCCGAACTGATGCTTCAGACGATCAACAAAAACTCAAATCAAAACCGCGCAAAAATACAATCTTACAGCAATAGAAAAGAAGCTTTGAAGGATGCGAATTTCGTCATCAATGCGATCCAAGTCGGCGGATACAAACCGAGCACGGTGATTGATTTTGAGATCCCTAAAAAATACGGCTTGCAGCAGACGATCGGGGACACTACCGGTATCGGCGGTATTTTCAGAGGATTGCGCACACTTCCGGTGATGTTCGACATCGCCAAAGACATGGAAGAAGTGTGTCCGGATGCCTGTTTATTGAACTACACCAATCCGATGGCCATTTTGACGATGGGTATGCTGAAAGCGACGAAGATCAAAACGGTCGGCTTGTGCCACAGTGTCCAAGTCTGTGTGCCGGAACTATTCGAACATCTGGGCATTAAAGATCAATACAATCTGGATGAATTCCAATGGAAAATCGCCGGCATCAACCACATGGCTTGGCTGCTGGAAATCAACCGGAATGGAGAAGATTTCTATCCTGAAATCCGCAGACTGGCTTCAGAAATCGCCAATCCGCATAAGGATTCTGTGCGCTTTGAATTGATGAAACACTTCGGCTACTATGTCACCGAATCCAGCGAGCATAATGCAGAGTACCATCCTTACTTCATCAAAAAGAATTATCCGGAATTGATCGATCAATTGCAGATCCCGATCGATGAATACTTGAGAAGATGCGTTGATCAAATCGAACGCTGGGAAACTCAAAGAGACGAGATCGTCAATGACGGTTCGCTGGAACACACAAGAAGCCGCGAATATGCCTCTTATATTATGGATGCGATTACAACCGGAACGCCGACTGTGATTGCCGGGAATGTTTTGAATAAGGGTCTGATCACGAACTTGCCGGAAAATTGCTGTGTGGAAGTTCCGTGTTTGGTGGACAAGAATGGCGTTCAACCGACCTATGTGGGTAACCTTCCCACGCAATTGGCCGCATTGGATCGGACAAACATCAATGTCCAGGAGTTGACGGTTGAAGCCGCAATGACACTTGAAAAAGATAAAATCTATCAAGCGGCATTGATGGATCCTCATGCAAATTCAGAACTATCCATTTCCGAAATCAAAGCAATGGTGGACGAACTGATTGCTGCCCATGGCGATTATCTGCCGGCTTATAAATAA
- a CDS encoding AraC family ligand binding domain-containing protein encodes MSEKLLKDLFFKEYYFSDFFFFNVGYEKCQSRHRFGPSLRDNYIVHFVISGKGRYTVNDTTHHLGAGDFFLIRPNELINYEADAEDPWEYYWIGFSGNKVKEIMQTNGIGAKDYIGQVDTKEELQGKFENFMQADFFDDSQKLVNQAHFCDIFSSFKIPGENMEMGVRVSRTKKYSEAFLLYVENNYYREDLTIEEIAKSMYLHPSYFSQVIKEELGLTALKYLNLYRMNKASQLLKTTELSVEEIASAVGYQNRHSFTRAFKNRFQSSPTRYKLEK; translated from the coding sequence ATGAGCGAAAAACTATTAAAAGATCTATTTTTTAAAGAGTACTATTTCTCGGATTTTTTCTTTTTCAATGTAGGATACGAGAAGTGCCAGAGCAGGCATCGGTTTGGGCCTTCGTTACGGGACAACTACATTGTACATTTTGTGATCAGCGGAAAAGGAAGATATACCGTGAACGATACAACACATCACTTGGGTGCGGGTGATTTTTTTCTGATCCGGCCGAATGAACTGATTAATTATGAAGCGGATGCGGAAGATCCCTGGGAATACTATTGGATAGGATTTTCGGGTAACAAGGTGAAAGAAATCATGCAGACAAACGGCATCGGGGCTAAAGACTATATCGGCCAAGTCGACACGAAAGAAGAGCTGCAGGGGAAATTTGAGAATTTCATGCAAGCCGATTTTTTTGATGATTCTCAAAAACTGGTGAATCAAGCGCACTTCTGTGACATTTTTTCGTCCTTCAAAATCCCTGGTGAAAATATGGAAATGGGGGTCCGCGTCAGCCGAACGAAAAAATACAGTGAAGCCTTTTTGTTGTATGTGGAAAATAATTATTATCGCGAGGATTTGACGATCGAAGAAATTGCGAAATCGATGTACCTGCATCCGTCCTATTTCAGCCAGGTGATCAAAGAGGAATTGGGCTTGACCGCCCTCAAATATTTGAACCTGTACCGGATGAACAAAGCCAGCCAGCTGTTGAAAACAACGGAATTGTCGGTGGAGGAAATAGCAAGCGCGGTAGGATACCAGAACCGGCACTCTTTTACACGGGCCTTCAAAAACAGATTCCAAAGTTCCCCGACCCGGTACAAGCTCGAAAAATAA
- a CDS encoding helix-turn-helix domain-containing protein, with protein sequence MGRNKKYVISLTDAEVRKLESVKRKKTTTKTIKCRCQILLDLDEAHGKPSTQQQCVKTIGVCYATVYNVIKYYVEGGIERVLYVSRSVNSDNARRKVDGRAEAKLIEIACGPAPDGRSRWTLRLLEEQAKVELVIPVGKDAIGRTLKKTNYDLTKNNTGASHQKKTEHS encoded by the coding sequence ATGGGCAGAAACAAGAAGTACGTTATCTCATTAACAGATGCTGAAGTCCGCAAATTGGAAAGCGTCAAGCGGAAGAAAACGACTACTAAGACCATAAAATGCAGATGCCAAATTTTATTAGACCTCGATGAAGCGCACGGGAAACCGTCCACCCAACAACAATGCGTCAAAACTATAGGTGTTTGTTACGCGACTGTTTACAATGTTATCAAGTACTATGTTGAGGGTGGTATTGAGAGAGTGCTTTACGTAAGCAGAAGTGTCAACTCGGACAATGCCCGTCGGAAAGTTGATGGACGTGCGGAAGCGAAACTTATTGAAATCGCCTGCGGCCCCGCTCCGGACGGCCGTTCCAGATGGACATTACGCCTTTTGGAAGAGCAAGCAAAAGTTGAGCTTGTCATTCCGGTAGGTAAGGATGCCATTGGAAGAACGTTAAAAAAAACGAATTACGACCTCACAAAAAACAATACTGGTGCATCCCACCAAAAGAAAACGGAGCATTCGTAG
- a CDS encoding IS630 family transposase: MPPKENGAFVACMEDVLDVYELPYNPCQPVVCMDEKPYQLLGESREPLPMREGSDQKIDSEYVRQGTCSIFVFTEPLGGTRHVNVRTQRTAIDWAEEIQYLVDVSYPSVEKIILVLDNLNTHTIASLYKAFPPEEARRIARRLEVHFTPKHGSWLNIAEIELNVMNKQCLSRRIDNIETLGSELSAWERGRNARSAKIRWHFTNTEARTKMISLYPKTVLSNV; the protein is encoded by the coding sequence ATCCCACCAAAAGAAAACGGAGCATTCGTAGCCTGCATGGAAGATGTCCTTGACGTCTATGAACTGCCATACAATCCTTGTCAGCCGGTCGTTTGTATGGACGAAAAACCTTATCAACTTCTGGGTGAATCAAGAGAACCCCTTCCCATGCGGGAAGGCAGTGACCAAAAAATTGATTCTGAATACGTGAGACAGGGAACCTGTAGCATCTTCGTCTTCACCGAACCACTTGGTGGAACCCGGCATGTGAACGTCCGCACGCAACGAACAGCAATAGATTGGGCCGAGGAGATTCAATACCTTGTAGACGTTAGTTATCCGTCTGTTGAGAAAATCATTTTGGTTCTGGATAACCTGAACACCCATACAATCGCTTCACTCTATAAAGCATTTCCGCCCGAAGAGGCACGGAGAATAGCTCGGCGCTTAGAAGTGCATTTCACACCAAAACATGGTAGTTGGTTGAATATTGCCGAAATAGAATTGAACGTGATGAACAAGCAATGTTTATCTCGTAGAATTGATAATATCGAGACGCTCGGTTCGGAGTTGTCTGCCTGGGAGCGAGGCCGGAATGCCCGATCAGCAAAAATCCGATGGCACTTTACAAATACTGAAGCACGGACAAAAATGATTTCTTTGTATCCTAAAACTGTTCTTTCGAACGTTTAA
- a CDS encoding phosphoenolpyruvate carboxykinase (ATP): MATIETFQKSDLKKSNPLFTKLRTTIETAFYGSNMHEVRDIGDAYQMAKESPGAIVTDLPVKETEKLGLPADAKVLVENGGKIVGRTARARRVVGDNKDEDEKILGLIRDVIYQNRTKTYYKTMGYVGLDEDFIVKAHIAFPEGNENNLYSWLLNFQWANEAYNKLYAHSNKYAEGDIYIYADPDWQHPDYPMGLAYFEPDRNVACILGMQYFGEFKKGTLSLAWGTAHRNGYVSCHGGLKKFILEDKKRVFAFFGLSGSGKSTLTHSKHNNKYTVKVLHDDAFIIDLSDGSSIALEPAYFDKTQDYPADHPEQEYFMTAQNVGVTKDIDDNIVLVTEDIRNGNGRTVKSRYATPNRVDKFHSSIEAVYWIMKDESLPPLIKIEDAVLAATFGATLATKRSTAETVKKGETRDKLVIEPYANPFRVYPLIEDYEDFKELLSKDSIDCYIINTGAFLDKDITKEVTLGVIESIVEDTATFKPFGNDTGLAYLEVSGYEPPLDNEEYKVLLKERMTMRKDFLSSFNETNLAYPLPEETIIAINKIIELI, encoded by the coding sequence TTGGCGACAATTGAAACATTCCAAAAATCAGATTTGAAGAAGTCCAATCCATTGTTCACCAAGCTGCGGACAACAATCGAAACAGCTTTCTATGGCAGCAATATGCATGAAGTAAGGGATATTGGAGATGCCTATCAAATGGCAAAAGAATCCCCTGGGGCCATTGTTACGGATCTACCTGTCAAAGAGACGGAGAAATTAGGGTTGCCTGCGGATGCGAAGGTCCTCGTAGAAAATGGCGGGAAAATAGTTGGAAGAACCGCCAGAGCCAGAAGGGTTGTCGGTGATAACAAAGATGAAGATGAAAAAATATTGGGGCTTATACGCGATGTGATTTATCAGAATCGCACCAAAACGTATTATAAAACTATGGGATATGTGGGTTTAGATGAAGATTTCATCGTAAAGGCGCATATCGCTTTCCCGGAAGGAAATGAGAATAACCTCTATTCCTGGTTATTGAACTTCCAATGGGCTAATGAAGCATACAATAAACTATATGCGCATTCAAATAAATACGCTGAAGGCGATATATACATCTATGCGGATCCCGATTGGCAACACCCCGATTATCCGATGGGGCTCGCCTACTTTGAGCCTGATCGGAATGTCGCCTGCATTCTAGGAATGCAATATTTTGGTGAATTCAAAAAGGGTACCCTGTCTTTGGCTTGGGGGACAGCCCATCGGAATGGTTATGTTTCTTGCCATGGCGGTCTGAAGAAGTTCATTTTGGAAGACAAAAAGCGCGTTTTTGCCTTTTTCGGTTTATCCGGCTCCGGGAAGTCAACGCTTACCCATTCGAAACATAATAATAAATATACAGTGAAGGTTCTGCATGATGATGCCTTCATCATCGATTTATCGGATGGGTCCTCTATCGCGCTGGAGCCTGCCTATTTCGATAAGACGCAGGATTATCCGGCCGATCATCCTGAACAGGAATATTTTATGACGGCACAAAATGTCGGCGTCACAAAGGACATCGATGATAACATTGTTCTGGTAACAGAGGATATCCGCAATGGGAATGGACGGACGGTAAAATCACGTTATGCCACACCGAACAGGGTAGATAAGTTCCATTCGTCGATCGAAGCAGTGTATTGGATAATGAAAGATGAATCGTTGCCTCCTCTCATCAAAATTGAAGATGCAGTCTTGGCTGCCACTTTCGGGGCCACTTTGGCGACGAAACGGTCAACAGCCGAAACGGTCAAAAAAGGGGAGACCAGGGATAAACTTGTCATTGAGCCTTATGCAAATCCATTCCGCGTCTACCCATTGATTGAAGACTATGAAGATTTTAAAGAGTTGTTAAGCAAGGATTCCATTGATTGTTACATCATTAATACGGGTGCATTTTTGGATAAGGATATCACAAAAGAAGTAACCCTGGGCGTGATAGAAAGTATTGTGGAGGATACTGCTACTTTCAAGCCATTCGGGAACGATACCGGATTAGCCTATTTGGAAGTATCCGGTTATGAACCTCCATTGGATAATGAGGAATATAAAGTTTTGTTAAAAGAACGGATGACTATGCGGAAAGATTTTCTTTCATCCTTTAACGAGACGAACCTAGCTTATCCGCTTCCTGAAGAAACTATAATTGCTATAAATAAGATCATCGAGTTAATTTAA
- a CDS encoding sodium ion-translocating decarboxylase subunit beta, whose translation MGQALTELIQTSGIVNTTYKEVIMIAIACLFLYLAIKKGYEPYLMIPIAFGILLVNLPLAGLMMHPIDGQPGGLLYYMYQGTNLGIYPPLIFLCLGAATDFGPLIANPKTLLLGGAAQFGIFAAFFGALALGMTPQEAASVGIIGGADGPTAIYLTSKLANHLLPIIALAAYSYMALVPIIQPPIMRFLTTEKERQTEMKQLRVVGKSEKILFPIVTTIFVSLVVPSATTLVGMLMLGNLIRESGQVPKLTETLQNSFMYIITVILGVTVGAKANGDLFLSATTLKIIVMGLFAFSIGTTAGLLMGKLMYRLTNGKINPLIGAAGVSAVPMAARVVQKEGIKYNSSNYLLMHAMGPNVAGVIGSAVAAGVLLAFFG comes from the coding sequence ATGGGACAAGCTTTGACAGAATTAATCCAGACATCCGGGATAGTGAATACTACCTATAAAGAAGTCATAATGATTGCAATCGCATGTTTATTTTTATACCTAGCAATAAAAAAAGGCTATGAACCTTATCTGATGATTCCGATCGCGTTCGGAATTCTGTTGGTCAATTTGCCGCTGGCGGGGTTGATGATGCACCCAATTGATGGGCAGCCGGGAGGCTTGCTTTATTATATGTATCAAGGGACAAATCTTGGTATTTATCCTCCTTTGATTTTTCTTTGTCTTGGAGCAGCGACCGATTTTGGTCCGCTGATTGCCAATCCGAAAACTTTGCTGCTTGGAGGCGCTGCGCAGTTCGGTATTTTTGCAGCCTTTTTCGGAGCGTTGGCATTGGGAATGACACCTCAGGAAGCAGCTTCGGTTGGTATTATCGGTGGTGCTGATGGCCCAACTGCCATTTACCTTACATCTAAATTAGCGAATCATCTCCTGCCGATTATTGCATTGGCCGCATATTCTTATATGGCCTTGGTTCCGATTATCCAACCCCCTATTATGCGCTTTTTGACGACGGAAAAAGAAAGGCAAACAGAAATGAAACAATTGCGGGTTGTCGGAAAAAGTGAGAAAATTCTATTTCCAATCGTAACGACTATTTTTGTTAGTCTGGTCGTACCATCTGCGACTACTTTAGTCGGTATGCTGATGTTGGGGAATTTGATTCGTGAGAGTGGGCAGGTGCCGAAATTGACGGAAACACTGCAAAATTCCTTTATGTACATCATCACCGTCATTCTTGGTGTTACTGTAGGTGCGAAAGCAAATGGCGATCTTTTCCTATCGGCTACGACACTTAAAATTATTGTTATGGGGTTATTTGCTTTTTCAATCGGTACCACTGCTGGTCTTTTGATGGGGAAATTAATGTACAGACTTACCAATGGGAAAATCAACCCATTAATAGGAGCAGCTGGTGTTTCCGCTGTTCCAATGGCGGCGCGGGTGGTTCAGAAGGAAGGAATCAAATATAATTCTTCTAACTATCTGTTGATGCATGCGATGGGGCCAAATGTGGCAGGCGTTATTGGGTCAGCTGTGGCTGCCGGGGTGTTGCTGGCATTTTTTGGTTAA
- a CDS encoding biotin/lipoyl-containing protein yields MKKYEIEIDGQIYQVKVRELPDDAEMEKTEKQPPIVQQSQPTAGGKEMTAPMAGTILQVLVKEGQHVKRGDNLIVLEAMKMENEIVAPVDGIVQKILVKSNESVESDQLLLIL; encoded by the coding sequence ATGAAAAAATATGAAATCGAAATAGATGGCCAAATTTATCAAGTGAAAGTACGGGAATTACCGGATGATGCCGAAATGGAAAAGACGGAAAAACAACCGCCTATTGTCCAACAATCCCAACCAACAGCCGGTGGAAAAGAAATGACAGCTCCGATGGCGGGAACCATTTTGCAGGTGCTCGTCAAAGAAGGCCAGCACGTGAAACGTGGTGATAACCTGATTGTTTTGGAAGCCATGAAAATGGAAAATGAAATTGTTGCTCCAGTAGACGGTATCGTACAGAAAATTTTAGTGAAGTCGAATGAGAGCGTCGAATCCGATCAGCTGCTATTAATTCTGTAG
- a CDS encoding OadG family transporter subunit — MEAFSLMDGLVVTVVAMVVVFSVLSSLWILVELTHKLVGDPTEEQVVRDTKEFQRTKATPIEAEALNLDKRCSKVAAITALVMAYEEHPAKKFEIVEVFRVK, encoded by the coding sequence ATGGAAGCATTTAGTCTGATGGACGGTCTCGTTGTCACAGTCGTCGCAATGGTCGTGGTATTTTCGGTATTGTCCAGCTTATGGATTTTGGTCGAATTGACGCACAAATTGGTCGGTGATCCGACGGAAGAACAGGTTGTGCGTGATACAAAAGAGTTTCAGCGGACAAAAGCAACACCAATCGAAGCAGAGGCTTTGAATTTGGATAAGAGATGTTCCAAGGTTGCCGCCATTACGGCACTGGTGATGGCTTATGAAGAACATCCCGCTAAAAAGTTCGAGATTGTGGAAGTATTCCGCGTTAAGTGA
- a CDS encoding oxaloacetate decarboxylase subunit alpha produces MNSRKISITETVLRDAHQSLIATRMSTSDMIPIIETMNQAGYYALECWGGATYDAAIRFLNEDPWERLREIKKRTPNVKLQMLLRGQNLIGYRHYADDIVDKFIQKAVDNGIDIFRIFDALNDTRNLQASLQAVKKYGAHAQLTICYTISDVHTVDYYTALAEEMSEMGADSICIKDMAGILTPKIATELISAIKKVINVPLNIHTHATSGISQMTYMAAIEAGADIIDCAISPFSEGTSQPPTESMGLVLEELGYSTGLNVFKLEEIADYFKPVRDNYLVSGELDPKMMGVDPKALIYQVPGGMLSNLNSQLKQAKASDKYEEVLREVPLVRADLGYPPLVTPMSQMVGTQAVFNVLTGERYKMVPNEVKDYLHGKYGKTPVPIADVFRFQLIGGDKVITDRPADHLEPEFEKMKAELGDLARNDEDVLTYALFQQVGKAYLEKKYAPEKASEDFLSANKVMQESQEEVIRIQARYHK; encoded by the coding sequence ATGAATTCCAGAAAAATATCTATCACTGAGACGGTCCTTCGAGATGCCCACCAAAGCTTAATAGCAACGCGTATGTCGACCTCAGATATGATTCCAATCATTGAAACTATGAACCAAGCAGGATACTATGCTCTAGAATGTTGGGGTGGGGCTACTTATGATGCTGCCATCCGCTTTTTAAACGAAGATCCCTGGGAAAGATTGAGAGAAATAAAAAAAAGAACCCCTAATGTAAAATTGCAAATGCTGCTACGTGGGCAAAATTTAATTGGCTATCGGCACTATGCTGATGATATTGTTGATAAATTCATTCAAAAAGCTGTAGACAACGGAATCGATATATTCCGCATTTTTGATGCTTTGAACGATACACGTAATCTGCAGGCTTCCCTGCAAGCTGTCAAGAAATATGGAGCCCATGCACAATTGACAATCTGTTATACGATAAGTGATGTCCACACAGTCGATTACTATACAGCGCTTGCGGAAGAAATGTCGGAAATGGGAGCCGATTCTATCTGCATTAAGGACATGGCGGGCATTTTGACGCCAAAAATAGCAACGGAACTTATATCTGCAATCAAAAAGGTTATCAACGTCCCTTTGAATATCCATACGCACGCAACGAGCGGCATTTCGCAGATGACCTATATGGCGGCGATTGAAGCCGGAGCTGATATCATCGATTGCGCCATCTCGCCTTTTTCAGAAGGAACGAGTCAACCTCCGACTGAATCGATGGGATTGGTACTGGAGGAATTGGGCTATAGCACTGGCCTGAATGTCTTTAAATTGGAAGAAATAGCCGATTATTTCAAACCTGTTCGGGATAACTACCTCGTTTCCGGGGAATTGGATCCGAAAATGATGGGGGTTGATCCCAAGGCATTGATCTATCAAGTGCCAGGCGGCATGCTATCGAATTTGAATTCACAATTGAAGCAGGCTAAAGCTAGCGACAAATACGAGGAGGTATTGAGGGAAGTACCTCTGGTCCGTGCTGATCTAGGCTACCCGCCTTTGGTGACTCCGATGAGTCAAATGGTCGGAACACAAGCTGTGTTCAACGTTTTAACCGGGGAACGTTACAAAATGGTACCGAATGAAGTCAAGGATTATCTTCATGGAAAATATGGGAAGACGCCTGTCCCCATAGCCGATGTTTTCCGCTTCCAGCTCATCGGGGGTGACAAAGTGATTACTGACCGCCCAGCAGATCATTTAGAACCGGAATTCGAAAAAATGAAAGCGGAATTGGGCGATTTGGCACGGAACGATGAAGACGTTTTAACCTATGCATTGTTCCAGCAAGTAGGCAAAGCCTATCTGGAAAAAAAATATGCCCCGGAAAAAGCATCTGAAGATTTTTTGTCTGCCAATAAGGTAATGCAGGAGTCTCAGGAAGAGGTCATTCGTATTCAAGCAAGGTACCATAAATAG
- a CDS encoding RraA family protein, with protein MNKGKFGFRIGQDINRPGDKSIFTKLMSYGTPPLSDGLNKFNTLESGIKPVSPGLKLAGPAVTVKLRPADNLMLHKAIDLAKEGDIIVVDTGGTVNYSILGDLMSSSAFQKKIGGFVIDGAIRDIEELTEKRYPIFAKAITPAVGDKEGPGEINYPISCGGVVVMPGDYIVGDDNGVVVIPPDQIDEIIIGTEKKLAYEEKRKLEIEAGQITKPDIDEKLRKLGIIE; from the coding sequence ATGAATAAAGGTAAATTCGGCTTCAGAATTGGTCAAGATATCAATCGTCCTGGAGATAAATCAATTTTCACTAAATTAATGAGTTATGGTACACCCCCATTAAGTGATGGCCTAAATAAATTCAATACTTTGGAATCAGGAATTAAACCGGTTTCACCTGGTTTGAAACTAGCTGGTCCGGCCGTAACTGTAAAACTACGTCCTGCGGATAATCTGATGCTACATAAAGCAATCGATCTTGCCAAAGAAGGCGATATTATTGTTGTTGACACTGGTGGTACGGTTAATTATTCGATTTTAGGGGATTTAATGTCCAGCTCAGCATTCCAGAAAAAAATTGGAGGTTTCGTTATTGATGGCGCTATCCGTGATATCGAAGAACTGACTGAGAAAAGATATCCTATATTTGCTAAAGCGATCACGCCGGCAGTAGGTGATAAAGAAGGCCCCGGTGAAATTAACTATCCAATCAGCTGTGGTGGCGTTGTAGTGATGCCCGGCGATTATATTGTTGGGGATGACAATGGTGTGGTTGTTATTCCGCCGGACCAAATTGATGAAATAATTATTGGAACAGAGAAAAAATTGGCTTATGAAGAAAAAAGAAAACTTGAAATTGAAGCGGGACAAATAACTAAACCGGATATTGATGAAAAGCTTAGAAAATTGGGGATTATTGAATAA
- a CDS encoding PIG-L deacetylase family protein, which yields MIKDKNLLVFSAHAADYVWRSGGTIAKYIENGANVTVVVMTFGVRGESNGLWKKANQTYDSVKEVRKKETANAAEILGVKNIEYWDLVDYPIEINQELEDRVVETIRRIQPDIILTHDKKDILNPDHNNIHDLVWRASILSNSGGVITEGYPVTKQMRLFGFEPHQTEISGYVPDQFIDITDAYDKKVAAMNCFEGQHHLIEYYKQRAFMRGNHARRLSGNGAYKYAESFANFYPVVSEELI from the coding sequence ATGATTAAAGATAAAAACTTACTTGTATTTAGCGCACACGCCGCTGATTATGTCTGGAGATCCGGTGGAACGATTGCCAAATATATTGAAAATGGTGCCAATGTAACAGTAGTCGTAATGACTTTTGGTGTCCGTGGTGAATCAAATGGTCTCTGGAAAAAAGCAAATCAAACATATGACTCCGTTAAAGAAGTTCGGAAAAAAGAAACCGCAAATGCTGCTGAAATCTTAGGTGTGAAGAATATTGAATATTGGGATTTAGTAGATTATCCTATTGAAATCAATCAAGAGTTGGAAGACCGTGTAGTTGAAACAATTAGACGAATTCAGCCTGATATCATTCTTACTCATGATAAAAAAGATATTTTGAATCCTGATCATAATAATATCCATGATTTAGTTTGGCGTGCAAGTATCTTATCCAATTCAGGTGGCGTAATCACTGAAGGATACCCGGTTACAAAACAAATGCGTCTTTTCGGCTTTGAACCTCACCAAACAGAAATTAGTGGGTATGTACCCGACCAGTTCATTGATATTACAGATGCATATGATAAAAAAGTAGCTGCGATGAATTGTTTTGAAGGACAACATCATCTAATTGAATACTATAAACAAAGAGCATTTATGCGGGGAAATCATGCACGACGTCTTTCCGGCAACGGAGCGTACAAATATGCAGAAAGCTTTGCAAACTTTTATCCGGTAGTTTCTGAAGAATTAATTTAA
- a CDS encoding DUF6282 family protein, whose amino-acid sequence MTNILEGAYDLHVHAGPDIMPRKFDDLELAERIRESGMAGYVIKSHYFNTAQRGYLVNKMIPECNAIGAIALNQSVGGINSIAVEMAARSGAKLVWFPTTDSENEISHVMTGDPNKKLPYWAKIVKELKEENVIIPTINILEDGELTKATLDVIDTIAKYNIILATGHLSHEETFALVKEAQKRGVKKIIITHVDFPTTYYSVEDQKELSKYGAYMEHCYVTWKSGKVEFAETARQIRELTPEKVILATDLGQSTNPFPDEGLREFAERLISEEGFTEDEIRTMIVDNPSKLLAE is encoded by the coding sequence ATGACAAATATTTTAGAAGGTGCTTATGATTTACATGTCCACGCTGGCCCAGATATCATGCCTAGAAAGTTTGATGATTTAGAATTAGCGGAACGTATCAGAGAGTCAGGAATGGCAGGATATGTGATTAAATCACATTATTTCAACACTGCACAACGAGGATATCTCGTTAACAAAATGATACCTGAATGTAATGCTATTGGAGCGATTGCCTTGAATCAATCTGTCGGTGGAATTAATTCTATCGCTGTTGAGATGGCTGCTAGATCGGGTGCAAAACTGGTTTGGTTCCCAACAACGGATTCAGAAAATGAAATCTCACATGTAATGACCGGAGATCCCAATAAAAAATTACCTTATTGGGCAAAAATCGTAAAAGAATTGAAAGAAGAAAATGTGATTATCCCAACAATCAACATTTTAGAAGATGGTGAATTGACAAAAGCTACATTGGATGTAATTGATACGATTGCAAAATACAATATTATTTTAGCAACGGGTCACTTATCTCACGAAGAGACATTCGCGTTGGTTAAAGAGGCTCAAAAACGTGGAGTAAAGAAAATAATCATAACACACGTTGATTTTCCAACCACATACTACAGTGTGGAAGATCAGAAAGAATTATCCAAATATGGCGCTTACATGGAACATTGCTATGTAACTTGGAAATCAGGTAAAGTTGAATTTGCTGAGACAGCTCGTCAAATTAGAGAACTCACCCCTGAAAAAGTAATTTTAGCAACAGACTTAGGTCAGTCAACAAATCCATTCCCTGATGAAGGACTTCGTGAATTTGCAGAGCGTTTAATCAGTGAAGAAGGATTCACCGAAGATGAAATCCGCACTATGATTGTAGATAACCCATCCAAATTACTTGCAGAATAG